GGGGCGCTCCTCCAGCCCGCCACCCTCGGCATGCTGCGCACCGCCTACCCGCCGGAGCGCCTCGCGACCCCGATCGCGGTACGCACCGTCGCCATCGGCCTCGCCGCGGCGGCCGGTCCCCTCGTCGGCGGCGCCCTCGTCTCCTCGTACGGCTGGCGCGCGGTCTTCCTCCTCGGCGTACCCCCGACCCTCGCGATCGGCCTGCTCGCCCTGACCTCGCCGGGCCACGCGGCCGTGTCGGACCGCGAGGCCTCGCCGGACCCGGCCTCCCCGGACCACTCACCGACGGGCTCTCCCGACCGTCCGGCATCGGGCCTTGCCACCGCCGCCCGCCCGCCATCCGACTTCGCCGACGGCCACCGCCCGGCGTCCGGCCTCGCCACGGCCGACGGGCCCATGGCCGACGGGCCCGTGTCCGACCGCCCCGCCTCCGACCGCCCCGCATCCCGCCTCGCCGCGCTCGACCCGCTCGGTGCCCTCCTGCTCGCCGCCGCGCTCGGCCTGCTCGTCCACGGGCTCGTCGAGGCGTCCCGCCCCGGCGGCACCGGGGCCGCCGCCCTCGCCTGCGGCGCGGCCCTCGGCGCCGGTGCGGTCTTCGCCCGGCACGAGCGCAGGGCCGCGCATCCTCTCCTGCCCCCGGAGCTGCTCCGGAGCGTGCCGGTCGTCGCGGGGCTCGCCGTGCTCCTCGCGGCCTCGGCGGCCCTCTCCGGCTCGCTCTTCGTGGCGACGTACTTCCTCCAGGACGTCCAGGGGCTCGACCCCCTCGACTGCGCGCTGCGCGTCCTGCCCCTCGCCGCCCTCATGATCCTCGGCGCGCCCTTCTGCCCGCGGCTCCAGCGCCGCTTCGGCCCCCGGCGCACCGCCACCGCGGGAGCCGCGCTGCTCACGCTCGGGGTCCTGCTGCTCGCCCGGCTCGACGCGACGGCCGGCGCGGCCTTCGTCGGCGTCGCCTCCGCGCTCCTCGGCGCCGGATTCGTCACCCTGATGGTCACCGCGACCTCCGTCGTCGTGCACCGCGCCCCCGAGGCCCACGCCGGGGTCGCCGGCGGCCTCCAGCAGACCGTGATGAACGTCGGACCGGCGCTCGGCGTCGCCACCGCGACCCTGCTGCTCGCCCTCGTCCCGGACGGCGGCTTCGTACCGGCCCGGGGCGCCGCCCTCCCGGCCCTGGCGCTGATCGCCGCGCTCGCCCTCCCCGCCGCCCTCGCCCTGCCCGGCCGCGCCGACCGCCGGGGGACACGCCCGGAGCCGACGGCACCCCGGCCCGGCCGACGGCCCTGCGTACGATCATGAGATGTCCGCAGCCGGTCACCGTAGCCCTCCCGGCACGGCGACGCGCACCCAGTTCAACCTGGGTCGCGCCCTGCCCTTCCTGGTCCTGGTCCTGACGGTCGTCGTCGATCTGCTCACCCCCGACCGGGAGCGTTTCGACCGTCTCCTCGTCGCCGCGCCCGCGCTCGCCGCCGTCACCTGGAGCGTGCGCGGGACCGTCGGCATCGGGCTGATCGCGATGGGCGTCCGCGCGCTCCTCAGCCTCGTCAGGGGTGAGGAGCCCGTCCACGAACTCCTCACCAGCGAGTCCGTCATCGCCGCGGTGACCGCCACCGCGGCCTGGGTCAGCCGGGTCAGGACCCGCTACGAGCAGGACCTGCGGGAGGTCACCGCCGTCGCCGAGGTCGTCCAGCGGGTCGTCCTGCGCCCGCTGCCCGAACGCCTCGGACGGTTCGACCTGCATCTGCTGTACGTCGCGGCCGCGGCCAAGGCGAGGATCGGCGGCGACTTCTACGAGGCCGTCAGGATCCCCGGAGCGGTGCGCGTCATGCTCGGCGACGTCCAGGGCAAGGGCCTCGGCGCCGTCGAGACCGCCTCCGTGCTGCTCGGCTCCTTCCGCTCCGCCGTCAACGACGCCCGCGACCTCGCTGCCCTCGCGGACCGGCTCGACGAGGGCCTCGCCCGCTACGGCGCCTGGGACCCGGACTCCGACGCCGCCGAACGCTTCGCCACCGTCGTCCTGGTGGAGTTCCCCGACGGTCGTGACGTCGTACGGCTCCTCAGCTGCGGCCACCCCGCCCCGCTGCTCCAGCGCGCGACCGGCGTCGAGCCCGTGCACTTCGCCGACCCCTCGCTGCCCGTCAACCTCGCGGGCCTCGCCGAGAACCACCACCGGATCGAGGAGGTGCCGTTCGGGCCGGGGGACCGGCTGCTGCTCTACACCGACGGCGTCAGCGAGACCCGCGACCGGGCCGGCACCTTCTACCCGCTGGAGCTGCGCCTGCGCGGCTGGGCCCGGGAACCGGCCGCGGAGCTGCCCGCGCTCCTCCACCGCGACCTCGCCGCCTACGGGGCGGACGGCCTCGACGACGACGTCGCCGCCGTCCTCGTGGTCCGCCCGCCTGACGCGCTCTAGGCCTCGTCGCGCGACGGCACCGGCCGGAACGTGCCCCCGTACACGGGCAGTTCGATCCGCTCGCCGTAGCGGGCGAGCTGGGCCCAGGGCCGGTTGATGCCGACGGAGCCGTACGTACGCACGCGCGTGACGGTGTCGAGGTCGAGGACGTCGACGAGGACCTCCTCACCGGTGCCCGCCTGCCGGCGGACCGTCCCCTCCGGGTCGACGATGACGCCGGCGCCGACGCCGGCCGGGTCGGCGGCGTTGACGTCGACGACGTACACCTGGTCGGTCCAGGCGTTGGCCCGGGCGCAGACCAGTTCCATGCCGCGGTCGCGGGTGGTCCGGACGGCGGCGATGGCGAGGGTGCGCACGGGGCTCAGTTCTCCGTGACGGACAGGGTGGTGACGGCCGTGCGGCCGTGCTGGAAGAAGCGGCGGTGGCGGGTGCGGACGAGCAGCATCACGACGGCTCCGAGGACGATCGAGCCGACGCCGAGGAGGAAGACCCCGCCGACTCCGCCGAGCGACGTGGAGCCGTAGTCCGGGTCGGCCATGTCGTAGGCGCTGCGGACGAAGGCCGCCAGCATCATCAGGCCGCCGGTCGCCGGGAGGACGCCCTTGACCAGCAGGTCGCGCGGGGAGTTCCGCAGCCGGCGGCGGAAGTACCAGGCGCAGGC
The DNA window shown above is from Streptomyces vietnamensis and carries:
- a CDS encoding MFS transporter, which codes for MNRTLACSVVGAAVVALDGTVLTVAQPALQRDLHAQVDQVQWTSTGYLVAVASLLVLAGRLGDRYGHRRVFAAGALGFAAASTGIALAPGIGTVIALRVLQGVCGALLQPATLGMLRTAYPPERLATPIAVRTVAIGLAAAAGPLVGGALVSSYGWRAVFLLGVPPTLAIGLLALTSPGHAAVSDREASPDPASPDHSPTGSPDRPASGLATAARPPSDFADGHRPASGLATADGPMADGPVSDRPASDRPASRLAALDPLGALLLAAALGLLVHGLVEASRPGGTGAAALACGAALGAGAVFARHERRAAHPLLPPELLRSVPVVAGLAVLLAASAALSGSLFVATYFLQDVQGLDPLDCALRVLPLAALMILGAPFCPRLQRRFGPRRTATAGAALLTLGVLLLARLDATAGAAFVGVASALLGAGFVTLMVTATSVVVHRAPEAHAGVAGGLQQTVMNVGPALGVATATLLLALVPDGGFVPARGAALPALALIAALALPAALALPGRADRRGTRPEPTAPRPGRRPCVRS
- a CDS encoding PP2C family protein-serine/threonine phosphatase, which gives rise to MSAAGHRSPPGTATRTQFNLGRALPFLVLVLTVVVDLLTPDRERFDRLLVAAPALAAVTWSVRGTVGIGLIAMGVRALLSLVRGEEPVHELLTSESVIAAVTATAAWVSRVRTRYEQDLREVTAVAEVVQRVVLRPLPERLGRFDLHLLYVAAAAKARIGGDFYEAVRIPGAVRVMLGDVQGKGLGAVETASVLLGSFRSAVNDARDLAALADRLDEGLARYGAWDPDSDAAERFATVVLVEFPDGRDVVRLLSCGHPAPLLQRATGVEPVHFADPSLPVNLAGLAENHHRIEEVPFGPGDRLLLYTDGVSETRDRAGTFYPLELRLRGWAREPAAELPALLHRDLAAYGADGLDDDVAAVLVVRPPDAL